Within the Streptomyces sp. NBC_00353 genome, the region CGAGGACGAATTCCTCGGCGCCCTCGGCCCGCAGCTCGCGCGCCTTCCGTACGAGTACGTCGATGTCACCGGCCGCGAAGCCGTCCGCCACTCTGAGCATCACCCGCAGCGGAATGTCGACTGCGGCACGGATCTTCGCGAAGGTCGCGCAGGACGGGGTCAGTCCGTCCGCCGCCATGTCGGTGACCAGCTCGAGCCGGTCTGCACCACCCGCCTGGGCAGCGACCGCGTCCTCCGCGTCGAGAGCGATCACCTCCAGGACTGCACGGTTGCTCATGGGACCCCATTCCTCCAGTAAACAGCTATAGGTCTAGTCCAATGGCCAGCCTACGGGTCAGTCGGCTGAAGGTGCAGCTTCCCTGCGGACGTGAAGATACGCGAGGTCAGAGGGGTGCCCGACGGCTGGATGCACCCGGGTCCGCGGCCCGGCACCGGATCCACCCTTGCGCTTCATAGGGGTGGGGGGTATACATACATCAGTATCGGATACCCCCTAGGGGTATACACGCCAGGGAGGACACCGTGTCCGCGCACACCGCCGCAACCGGCACCGGCACCGGCACCACCGCAGAGGTCGAGCTCTCCATCGGCGGCATGACCTGCGCATCCTGCGCGGCCCGCATCGAGAAGAAGCTCAACCGGATGGACGGCGTCACCGCCACCGTCAACTACGCCACCGAGAAGGCCAAGGTCAGCTACCGGGGCGAGGACCTGTCCGTACAGGACCTGATCGCCACCGTCGAGAAGACCGGCTACACGGCGCAGGAGCCCGCGCCTCCGGTACGCACCGAGGAGCCCACGTCCGCCGCCGAGGACGGGGCCGACGCGCTCCGCCCGCTGCGGCAGCGGTTGCTCACCGCCGTCGTGCTCGCCGTCCCGGTGATCGCGATGTCGATGATCCCGGCGCTGCAGTTCATGTACTGGCAGTGGCTCTCACTGACCCTGACCGCCCCCGTCGTCACCTACGCCGCCTGGCCGTTCCACCGCGCCGCCTGGACCAATGCCCGGCACGGCGCGGCGACCATGGACACACTGATCTCCGTCGGCACATCGGCCGCGTTCCTGTGGTCCGTGTGGGCGCTGTTCTTCGGCATGGCCGGAATGCCCGGCATGACGCACCCCTTCGAGCTGACCATCGGCCGCAGCGACGGCGCGGGGAACATCTATCTGGAGGCCGCGGCCGGAGTCACCGCGTTCATCCTGGCCGGCCGCTGGTTCGAGGCCCGCTCCAAGCGGAAGGCCGGCGCGGCGCTCAAGGCGCTCCTGGAGCTGGGTGCCAAGGAGGTCACCGTGCTGAGGGACGGCCGCGAGGTGACCGTGCCGACGGCTGAGCTGCAGGTCGGGAACCGGTTCCTGGTCCGTCCCGGTGAGAAGATCGCCACCGACGGCACCGTCGTCGAGGGCGCCTCGGCGGTGGACGCGTCGATGCTCACCGGCGAGTCGGTGCCGGTCGAGGTGGGGGTCGGGGACGCCGTCACCGGTGCCACGCTCAACGCGGGCGGCCGTCTCGTCGTGCGCGCCACCCGGGTCGGCGCCGACACCCAGCTGGCACGGATGGCCAGGCTCGTGGAGGACGCGCAGAACGGCAAGGCGGCGGCCCAGCGCCTCGCCGACCGGATCTCGGCGGTCTTCGTCCCGGTCGTCCTGCTGATCGCGCTGGTCACCCTGGTCGTCTGGCTGCTTCTCACCGACGACGTCACAGCCGCGTTCACCGCCGCCGTCGCCGTACTGATCATCGCCTGCCCGTGCGCACTCGGCCTCGCCACACCCACCGCCCTCATGGTCGGCACGGGGCGCGGCGCGCAGCTCGGCATCCTGATCAAGGGGCCCGAGGTCCTGGAGACCACACGCCGCATCGACACGATCGTCCTCGACAAGACCGGCACCGTCACAACCGGCCGGATGACACTGCTGGACGTCCACGTGGCAGCGGACACCGCGGCGGACGAGGCGCAGGT harbors:
- a CDS encoding heavy metal translocating P-type ATPase; this translates as MSAHTAATGTGTGTTAEVELSIGGMTCASCAARIEKKLNRMDGVTATVNYATEKAKVSYRGEDLSVQDLIATVEKTGYTAQEPAPPVRTEEPTSAAEDGADALRPLRQRLLTAVVLAVPVIAMSMIPALQFMYWQWLSLTLTAPVVTYAAWPFHRAAWTNARHGAATMDTLISVGTSAAFLWSVWALFFGMAGMPGMTHPFELTIGRSDGAGNIYLEAAAGVTAFILAGRWFEARSKRKAGAALKALLELGAKEVTVLRDGREVTVPTAELQVGNRFLVRPGEKIATDGTVVEGASAVDASMLTGESVPVEVGVGDAVTGATLNAGGRLVVRATRVGADTQLARMARLVEDAQNGKAAAQRLADRISAVFVPVVLLIALVTLVVWLLLTDDVTAAFTAAVAVLIIACPCALGLATPTALMVGTGRGAQLGILIKGPEVLETTRRIDTIVLDKTGTVTTGRMTLLDVHVAADTAADEAQVLRLAGALEHASEHPIAQAVATGARERTGTALPAVQDFAGLAGLGVQGVVEGHAVLVGREQLLAEWEIHLPDELARKKAAAEAAGRTAVAVAWDGEARAVLEVADAVKETSAEAIARLRALGLTPILLTGDNRAVAEAVAAEVGIDRDDVYAQVMPEDKVDVVKRLQARGRSVAMVGDGVNDAAALAQADLGLAMGTGTDAAIEAGDLTLVRGDLRAAADAIRLSRKTLGTIRTNLFWAFAYNVAALPLAAAGLLNPMIAGAAMAFSSVFVVGNSLRLRGFRAVA